The genomic DNA ATTCGTCTGTGCTTTCCAACCAGTTCGCCACGCTGAACGACCTGAGTGAATTCCCGACAGAATTGGCTGCTTCCCGCACATTCGTGTTTGTCCGCGAAGTAGAGATGTTGTTGCAGAATAACCTGATCAAAGGTGGTGACCTCGACAATGCGATCGTCATCTATGACCAAAAAGTATCGCAGGAGGTGCTCGACAATCTTGCCGACAAGCTGTCTATCCCGCATAAGGACGTACAAGACCTGGGCTACATCAACAATAAACCGCTGGTATTCGACAACGAGCCGGCACGCCACAAGCTGATCGATGTGATCGGTGACCTGGCATTGATCGGCAAACCGATCCGGGGCCGCGTAATCGCTACCCGTCCGGGACATAAGATCAACAACCAGTTGGCACGCATGATCCGCAAGGACATCAAACAGAACGAAGTTCAGGCTCCCGTCTATGATCCGAACAGCACTCCGGTAATGGATATCAACCGTATCCGCGAACTGCTCCCGCATCGTTACCCGTTCCTGTTGGTTGACAAGATCATCGAAATCGGCGGTAACTATATCGTAGGTGTGAAAAACATCACGAGCAACGAACCTTTCTTTACAGGTCATTTTCCCCAGGAACCGGTTATGCCGGGTGTACTGCAAGTTGAAGCGATGGCCCAGACCGGTGGATTGCTCGTTCTGAATTCGGTAGACGAACCGGAGCGCTATTCCACTTATTTCATGAAGATCGACGGCGTTAAGTTCCGCCAGAAAGTCGTTCCGGGCGATACGCTGATCCTCCGTTTGGAATTGCTGGCTCCCATCCGCCGTGGTATTTCAACCATGAAAGGATATGTATTCGTAGGCGATAAGCTGGTCAGCGAAGCCGAATTTATGGCACAAATCGTAAAAAATAAATAAATCAATGATTTATGATTTCAGATGTATGACTTATGGTAACGACATGATACGATAAACCATACATCCGAAATCATAAATAATAAATCATAAATCATTATGAACATATCCCCTTTAGCAGTCGTTCATCCCGAAGCTAAAATCGGTCAGAATACAACAGTCGACCCTTTCGCCGTAATCGAAAAAGATGTCGTGATCGGTGACAACTGTCGTATCTATTCGCACGCGACTATTTTAGACGGTGCCCGGATCGGCAATAATTGCCAGGTATTTCCCGGAGCCGTTATTGCCGGTATCCCTCAAGACCTGAAATTTAAAGGAGAAATTACAACTGCCGAAATCGGAAACAACACCATTCTCCGCGAATGCGTGACCGTCAATCGCGGAACAGCCTCTAAAGGCAAAACCGTTGTCGGCAACAATTGCCTGATTATGGCCTATTCCCATATTGCCCATGATTGCTTGCTGAAAGATAATATCATTATCGGCAATGCTTCACAGATAGCCGGAGAAGTAGAGATCGACGACTTCGCCATCGTTAGCGGTGGTAGCCTGGTTCACCAGTTCTCCCGTATATCCAAGCACGTCATGATACAAGGCGGTTCCCGGATCGGCAAAGATATTCCTCCTTATACCCTGATCGGACGTGATCCGATCGTGTACTGTGGTATCAATATCGTAGGATTACGCCGTCGCGGATTTACCAACAGCCAGGTATTCTTGATCCAGGATATCTACCGTACGCTTTATACACGCGGCCTCAACAATACGGAAGCTTTGAAAGCCATCGAAACCGAATACGAGCCCAGTGAAGAACGGGATCTGATTCTGAACTTCATCAAATCATCCCAGCGCGGTATCGTCAGAGGTTCGATCGATGAATAATAATGTGCCAATTTGAAAATGTGCCAATGTGCCAATGAAAGAATGAATTTTATGGGGTATATTGGCACATTATTTTATTGCCACATTGTTTTTTTTACTACTTTTGAACCAACAAAAAACTAATAACGACTATGGTATTTAGATTTTTAATTCTATCAGATGAAGTTGACGACTTCAAACGTGAGATCAAGATCGACTCAGAAGCAACATTTCTGGATTTGTACAATGCCATTATGGATTCTGTAGGGTATACAAAAGACCAGATGTGTTCTTTCTTCATCTG from Parabacteroides merdae ATCC 43184 includes the following:
- a CDS encoding bifunctional UDP-3-O-[3-hydroxymyristoyl] N-acetylglucosamine deacetylase/3-hydroxyacyl-ACP dehydratase, whose translation is MQKQKTLATSFSMQGKGLHTGLDIQITFHPAPENHGYKIKRVDLEGEPVIDAVAENVAGTQRGTVLSKNGIQVSTIEHAMAALYAYEIDNCLIEVNAPEFPILDGSSRFFSEEIQKAGVVEQNAPKDYYIVKHKIEVKDEETGSSLIILPDDKFSVNVLISFNSSVLSNQFATLNDLSEFPTELAASRTFVFVREVEMLLQNNLIKGGDLDNAIVIYDQKVSQEVLDNLADKLSIPHKDVQDLGYINNKPLVFDNEPARHKLIDVIGDLALIGKPIRGRVIATRPGHKINNQLARMIRKDIKQNEVQAPVYDPNSTPVMDINRIRELLPHRYPFLLVDKIIEIGGNYIVGVKNITSNEPFFTGHFPQEPVMPGVLQVEAMAQTGGLLVLNSVDEPERYSTYFMKIDGVKFRQKVVPGDTLILRLELLAPIRRGISTMKGYVFVGDKLVSEAEFMAQIVKNK
- the lpxA gene encoding acyl-ACP--UDP-N-acetylglucosamine O-acyltransferase, coding for MNISPLAVVHPEAKIGQNTTVDPFAVIEKDVVIGDNCRIYSHATILDGARIGNNCQVFPGAVIAGIPQDLKFKGEITTAEIGNNTILRECVTVNRGTASKGKTVVGNNCLIMAYSHIAHDCLLKDNIIIGNASQIAGEVEIDDFAIVSGGSLVHQFSRISKHVMIQGGSRIGKDIPPYTLIGRDPIVYCGINIVGLRRRGFTNSQVFLIQDIYRTLYTRGLNNTEALKAIETEYEPSEERDLILNFIKSSQRGIVRGSIDE